The following are encoded together in the Sphingomicrobium clamense genome:
- a CDS encoding type I secretion system permease/ATPase, translating to MIARFFGIPEGGISRWLIEPIRQNKSVYMKVAIAAFMVNLFALATPLFTMTVYDRVVPNNATESLIALSIGLALVIILDFVLRTLRAYFVDVAGADIDRAVGRNVFDHMLNIRMDLKKGSTGALAGLMRELETLRDFFASATVSAIVDVPFILMSLLVIFLIGGPVVIVPALLVPIVILIGYLTQPALDRLSKQSMQEGLLKQSVLVETIGGLEMVKASNAGPILTKRWLEAIRQHSDFSLRQRLVSAISVNSATSAQMIAYAGVIVIGVGLIAEQRLTMGGLIACSILAGRAVAPLGQIASLLARISMTKTAYRQIDAIMETPKEGPQSEPLHLADIKGKIEFRNVEFRYPGAAETALERINFTINPGEHVALLGRVGSGKSTIAKLILGLFPPTDGVIMLDGTDIRQLKPEHYRKSIGSIMQDTSLLSGTVRENISLGREGVDDAELVRAAEISGTHRFMGQIVNGYDLHLADRGEGLSGGQRQTIGIARALAGKPAIFIFDEPTSAMDDQTEAALIQALKAECEGRTLILITHRPSVLKLVDRIILLHNKTVVADGPRDKVLAKIRGDAQRSRAKPAAAKAEKLDKPDTATATNQGEADDR from the coding sequence ATGATCGCCCGATTTTTCGGCATCCCCGAAGGCGGCATTTCCCGCTGGCTGATCGAACCGATCCGCCAGAACAAGTCGGTCTATATGAAGGTCGCGATCGCCGCCTTCATGGTCAATTTGTTCGCGCTTGCCACGCCCTTGTTCACGATGACGGTGTACGACCGTGTCGTCCCGAACAACGCCACCGAATCCTTGATCGCGCTGTCGATCGGGCTTGCGCTCGTCATCATACTCGACTTCGTGCTGCGCACGCTGCGCGCTTACTTCGTCGACGTGGCAGGGGCGGATATCGACCGGGCGGTCGGGCGCAACGTCTTCGACCATATGCTCAACATCCGCATGGACCTGAAAAAGGGCTCGACCGGCGCACTTGCTGGGCTGATGCGCGAGCTGGAAACCCTGCGCGACTTCTTTGCGTCGGCAACCGTCTCGGCCATTGTCGACGTGCCCTTCATCTTGATGTCGCTGCTCGTCATCTTCCTGATCGGCGGGCCGGTGGTGATCGTCCCGGCACTTCTGGTCCCGATCGTCATCCTGATCGGTTACCTGACCCAGCCCGCGCTCGACCGGCTCTCGAAGCAGTCGATGCAGGAGGGGCTGCTTAAGCAGAGCGTACTGGTCGAGACGATCGGCGGGCTGGAAATGGTCAAGGCGTCCAATGCGGGCCCGATTCTGACCAAGCGTTGGCTGGAAGCGATCCGCCAGCACTCGGACTTCTCGCTCCGCCAGCGGCTGGTGTCCGCGATCAGCGTAAACAGCGCCACGAGCGCTCAGATGATCGCCTATGCCGGGGTCATCGTCATCGGCGTCGGCCTGATCGCCGAACAGCGCCTGACCATGGGCGGGCTGATCGCCTGCTCGATCCTCGCCGGACGCGCGGTCGCGCCGCTGGGGCAGATCGCCAGCCTCCTCGCGCGCATCTCGATGACCAAGACGGCCTATCGCCAGATCGATGCGATCATGGAAACGCCCAAGGAAGGCCCGCAATCCGAGCCGCTCCATCTGGCGGACATCAAGGGCAAGATCGAATTTAGAAACGTCGAGTTTCGCTATCCCGGCGCTGCGGAAACCGCACTCGAGCGGATCAATTTCACCATCAACCCGGGCGAGCATGTCGCGCTGCTAGGCCGTGTCGGCTCGGGCAAGTCGACCATCGCCAAGCTGATCCTTGGCCTGTTCCCGCCCACAGATGGGGTGATCATGCTCGACGGCACCGACATCCGCCAGCTCAAGCCCGAACATTATCGCAAGTCGATCGGCTCGATCATGCAGGACACGTCGCTGCTGTCGGGCACAGTGCGCGAGAATATCTCGCTCGGGCGCGAGGGCGTCGACGATGCCGAACTGGTGCGCGCAGCCGAGATTTCGGGCACCCACCGCTTCATGGGCCAGATCGTCAACGGCTACGACCTGCACCTCGCCGACCGCGGTGAGGGTCTGTCGGGCGGACAGCGGCAAACGATCGGCATTGCCCGCGCGCTGGCCGGAAAGCCTGCCATCTTCATCTTCGATGAACCCACCAGCGCGATGGACGACCAGACCGAGGCCGCGCTGATTCAGGCATTGAAAGCCGAGTGCGAGGGGCGCACGCTCATACTGATCACGCACCGCCCATCGGTGCTCAAGCTGGTCGACCGCATCATCCTGCTGCACAACAAGACGGTCGTCGCCGACGGACCGCGCGACAAGGTGCTGGCCAAGATCCGGGGGGATGCGCAGCGAAGCCGGGCCAAGCCTGCCGCCGCCAAGGCTGAAAAGCTGGACAAGCCCGACACTGCAACTGCGACCAATCAGGGCGAGGCCGATGACCGATAA
- a CDS encoding TolC family protein, which yields MKPQEQGQQRARDRNGSRRCLVVAAMLGAACLAHFPTTAMAQQDEAGPVELPAPVADPMAIVPADDPLIRHLNDTAPFDVFAQQVREAMRDFPTVDEAAAIIDEAEAARREAQMGLVPDVDLALSGRRSIARNFSNDPDNIIERSRATGRTDATFSVSQRIWDYGAASRRISAAGHRLDAARYEQVRRGDAAALEAISIWYDVFTMQTLVQFADSFVERQVELRDAVRARVNQGASAPGDLARVQSDIASGQARAATYRRRLANAEARYLEYFGVAAPASLERAPAVGSGLDTQEAARAAALQLPEVKIASAQLFAARQEAHAQRAETLPTIDARLEGGRFGLFENDGDYDIRGTIVLQKRFFGGADPRADQAEARADQRLARLEGVREEALRTAAVAWSDVQALEAQLAAIESAYISARQSRDVIYERFRATRGTLFDVLQAQESYFEIAALYLQTATELDAARYVLLSRTGQLLDVLGVEEYTANDLRISVP from the coding sequence ATGAAGCCGCAAGAGCAAGGCCAGCAGAGGGCGCGCGATCGCAATGGCAGTCGGCGGTGCCTGGTCGTGGCAGCGATGCTCGGCGCTGCCTGCCTCGCGCATTTCCCGACCACGGCAATGGCGCAACAGGATGAAGCCGGGCCGGTCGAGCTCCCCGCCCCGGTCGCGGACCCGATGGCAATCGTACCGGCCGACGATCCGCTCATCCGGCATTTGAACGACACTGCCCCCTTCGACGTTTTCGCCCAGCAGGTCCGCGAGGCCATGCGCGACTTTCCGACCGTGGATGAGGCCGCCGCCATCATCGACGAAGCAGAAGCGGCACGACGCGAGGCGCAGATGGGGCTGGTGCCCGATGTCGACCTCGCCTTGTCGGGTCGCCGTTCGATCGCGCGAAACTTTTCCAACGATCCCGACAATATCATCGAGCGCTCGCGCGCGACCGGGCGGACCGACGCGACCTTTTCGGTGTCGCAGCGCATCTGGGATTACGGAGCAGCGTCCCGGCGGATCAGCGCAGCCGGTCACCGGCTCGACGCCGCGCGTTACGAGCAGGTGCGGCGCGGCGATGCGGCCGCGCTCGAGGCCATCTCTATCTGGTACGACGTGTTCACCATGCAGACGCTGGTGCAATTCGCCGACAGCTTCGTCGAGCGCCAGGTCGAGCTGCGGGATGCCGTGCGCGCGCGCGTGAACCAAGGCGCTTCGGCACCGGGCGATCTTGCGCGCGTGCAGAGCGACATCGCGTCGGGCCAGGCTCGCGCGGCGACCTATCGTCGGCGGCTCGCCAACGCCGAGGCGCGCTACCTCGAATATTTCGGCGTTGCCGCTCCCGCGAGCCTCGAACGCGCTCCCGCCGTGGGCTCGGGGCTCGACACTCAGGAGGCGGCGCGTGCCGCCGCGCTACAGCTTCCCGAGGTGAAGATCGCGTCGGCGCAGCTTTTTGCCGCCCGGCAGGAAGCGCACGCCCAACGCGCGGAAACGCTGCCGACCATCGATGCCCGCCTGGAGGGAGGCCGTTTCGGCCTGTTCGAGAATGACGGCGATTACGACATTCGCGGGACCATCGTCCTCCAAAAACGCTTCTTTGGTGGCGCCGACCCGCGCGCCGACCAGGCCGAAGCGCGCGCGGACCAGCGTCTCGCGCGGCTCGAAGGCGTCAGGGAGGAAGCGCTGCGAACAGCGGCCGTCGCATGGAGCGACGTCCAAGCGCTCGAGGCCCAGCTGGCAGCGATCGAGAGCGCCTATATCTCCGCGCGCCAGTCGCGCGACGTCATTTACGAACGGTTTCGCGCCACGCGCGGCACCCTGTTCGACGTGCTGCAGGCGCAGGAGAGCTATTTCGAGATCGCCGCGCTCTATCTGCAGACGGCCACCGAGCTTGACGCTGCCCGCTATGTCCTGCTCTCCCGCACCGGACAGCTGCTCGACGTTCTGGGCGTCGAGGAATACACGGCCAACGACTTGAGGATTTCCGTACCATGA